Proteins from a single region of Pseudomonas quebecensis:
- a CDS encoding YgiQ family radical SAM protein yields MQTAKPLFDYPKYWAECFGPAPFLPMSREEMDQLGWDSCDIIIVTGDAYVDHPSFGMAIIGRLLESQGFRVGIIAQPNWQSKDDFMKLGEPNLFFGVAAGNMDSMINRYTADKKIRSDDAYTPGGMAGKRPDRASLVYSQRCKEAYKNVPIVLGGIEASLRRIAHYDYWQDRVRNSILIDATADILLYGNAERAIVEVAQRLSWGHKIEDITDVRGTAFIRRDTPVGWYEVDSTRIDRPGKIDKIINPYVNTQDTQACAIEQEKGPVEDPSEAKVVQILASPKMTRDKTVIRLPSVEKVRNDAVLYAHANRVLHLETNPGNARALVQKHGEVDVWFNPPPIPMTTEEMDYVFGMPYARVPHPAYGKEKIPAYDMIRFSVNIMRGCFGGCTFCSITEHEGRIIQNRSEESIIREIEEIRDKVPGFTGVISDLGGPTANMYRIACKSPEIESACRKPSCVFPGICPNLNTDHSSLIQLYRSARALPGVKKILIASGLRYDLAVESPEYVKELVTHHVGGYLKIAPEHTEEGPLNQMMKPGIGSYDKFKRMFEKYTKEAGKEQYLIPYFIAAHPGTTDEDMMNLALWLKGNGFRADQVQAFYPSPMATATAMYHSGKNPLRKVTYKSDAVTIVKSEEQRRLHKAFLRYHDPKGWPMLREALTRMGRADLIGPGKDQLIPLHQPSTDSYQSARRKNSTPAGSHKVAKETTTKILTQHTGLPPRGSDGSNPWDKREQAKAAAQARNKQAAKERSDAAKGKGGKPARKPVVPR; encoded by the coding sequence ATGCAAACAGCCAAGCCGTTATTTGACTATCCCAAGTACTGGGCCGAATGTTTCGGTCCTGCGCCATTCCTGCCCATGAGCAGGGAGGAGATGGATCAGCTTGGCTGGGATTCGTGCGACATCATCATCGTCACCGGTGATGCCTACGTTGACCATCCGTCGTTCGGCATGGCGATCATCGGCCGGCTGCTGGAGTCCCAGGGCTTTCGCGTCGGGATCATTGCGCAGCCGAACTGGCAGTCCAAAGACGACTTCATGAAGCTCGGCGAGCCGAACCTGTTTTTCGGTGTCGCGGCCGGCAACATGGACTCGATGATCAACCGCTACACCGCCGACAAGAAAATCCGTTCCGACGACGCCTATACGCCCGGCGGCATGGCCGGCAAACGCCCGGACCGCGCCAGCCTGGTGTACAGCCAGCGCTGCAAGGAAGCCTACAAGAACGTGCCGATCGTACTCGGCGGCATCGAAGCCTCCCTGCGCCGCATCGCCCATTACGATTACTGGCAGGATCGCGTGCGCAACTCGATCCTGATCGACGCCACCGCCGATATCCTGTTGTACGGCAACGCCGAGCGGGCCATCGTCGAAGTCGCCCAGCGCCTGTCGTGGGGCCACAAGATCGAAGACATCACCGATGTGCGCGGCACCGCGTTTATCCGCCGCGACACGCCGGTGGGCTGGTACGAAGTGGACTCCACCCGCATCGACCGTCCGGGCAAGATCGACAAGATCATCAACCCGTACGTGAACACCCAGGACACCCAGGCCTGCGCCATCGAGCAGGAAAAAGGCCCGGTCGAAGACCCGAGCGAAGCCAAGGTCGTGCAGATCCTGGCCAGCCCGAAGATGACCCGCGACAAGACCGTGATCCGCCTGCCGTCGGTGGAAAAAGTGCGCAACGACGCGGTGCTCTACGCCCACGCCAACCGCGTGCTGCACCTGGAAACCAACCCAGGCAACGCCCGCGCCCTGGTGCAGAAGCATGGCGAAGTGGACGTGTGGTTCAACCCACCGCCCATCCCGATGACCACCGAAGAAATGGACTACGTGTTCGGCATGCCTTACGCACGCGTCCCGCACCCTGCGTACGGCAAGGAGAAGATCCCGGCCTACGACATGATCCGCTTCTCGGTGAACATCATGCGTGGCTGCTTCGGTGGCTGCACCTTCTGCTCGATCACCGAGCACGAAGGTCGCATCATCCAGAACCGTTCCGAAGAGTCGATCATTCGCGAAATCGAAGAAATCCGCGACAAAGTCCCAGGCTTCACCGGGGTGATCTCCGACCTCGGCGGCCCGACCGCGAACATGTACCGCATCGCCTGCAAGAGCCCGGAAATCGAATCCGCCTGCCGCAAGCCATCGTGCGTGTTCCCCGGCATCTGCCCGAACCTGAACACCGACCACTCGTCGTTGATCCAACTGTATCGCAGTGCCCGTGCGTTGCCGGGTGTGAAGAAGATCCTGATCGCGTCCGGCCTGCGCTACGACCTCGCCGTGGAATCGCCGGAATACGTGAAAGAGCTGGTCACCCACCACGTCGGTGGTTACCTCAAGATCGCCCCGGAACACACCGAGGAAGGTCCGCTCAACCAGATGATGAAACCGGGCATCGGCAGCTATGACAAGTTCAAGCGCATGTTCGAGAAGTACACCAAGGAAGCGGGCAAGGAGCAGTACCTGATCCCGTACTTCATCGCCGCCCACCCTGGCACTACCGATGAAGACATGATGAACCTGGCCCTGTGGCTCAAGGGTAATGGCTTCCGTGCCGACCAGGTGCAGGCGTTCTACCCGTCGCCGATGGCGACTGCCACCGCGATGTACCACTCGGGCAAGAACCCGCTGCGCAAGGTCACCTACAAGAGCGACGCGGTGACCATCGTCAAGAGCGAGGAACAGCGCCGTCTGCACAAGGCGTTCCTGCGCTACCACGACCCGAAAGGCTGGCCGATGCTGCGCGAAGCGCTGACCCGCATGGGCCGCGCCGACTTGATCGGGCCGGGCAAGGACCAGTTGATCCCGCTGCACCAGCCGAGCACCGACAGCTACCAGAGTGCCCGTCGCAAAAACTCGACGCCGGCCGGCAGTCATAAGGTCGCCAAGGAAACCACCACCAAAATCCTCACCCAGCACACCGGTCTGCCACCCCGTGGCAGCGACGGCAGCAACCCGTGGGACAAGCGCGAACAAGCCAAGGCGGCGGCGCAGGCACGTAACAAGCAGGCGGCTAAGGAACGTAGCGATGCGGCCAAGGGCAAGGGCGGCAAGCCAGCCCGCAAGCCGGTGGTGCCGCGTTGA
- a CDS encoding DUF2126 domain-containing protein, translating into MSIHVALHHVTHYRYDRAVELGPQIVRLRPAAHSRTRILSYALKVLPEQHFINWQQDPQGNYLARLVFPEKTAELRIEVDLVAEMAVFNPFDFFLEPYAEHIPFAYAADEQRELAPYLETLPLTPRFAAYLAGIDRTPLPAVDFLVGLNQRLAADIGYLIRMEPGVQTPEFTLENASGSCRDSAWLLVQLLRNLGLAARFVSGYLIQLTADVKALDGPSGTDVDFTDLHAWCEVYLPGAGWIGLDATSGLFAGEGHIPLACSPDPSSAAPISGLVEPCACEFTHEMSVERIWEAPRVTKPYTDEQWRAIQALGRQIDGDLLKHDVRLTMGGEPTFVSIDDPDGAEWNTAALGPDKRRLSAQLFQRLRQHYAPQGLVHFGQGKWYPGEQLPRWSLNCYWRRDGVPIWHNRALIADEQQDYGANDELAGRFLASVAERLKLPARFVFPAFEEHFYYLWREGALPQNVTAQDPRLSDELERERLRKVFSQGLDKVIGHVLPLARTAANDRWQSGRWYLRDTHCRLVPGDSPLGYRLPLASQPWVTAAEYPFVHPTDPNQDLPQLPGNAQLHNHAEPAPSDERVPQVDESADWLTRTALCAEAREGRLYVFMPPLERVEDYLELVAAIEATAQELHCPLLLEGYEPPADTRLSNLRVTPDPGVIEVNVQPSATWDELVERTEFLYEEARQTRLTTEKFMIDGRHTGTGGGNHFVLGGATPKDSPFLRRPDLLRSLISYWHNHPSLSYLFSGLFIGPTSQAPRVDEARNDALYELEIAFAQMPEPGEECPPWRVDRLLRNLLIDVTGNTHRAEFCIDKLYSPDGATGRLGLLELRAFEMPPHARMSLTQQLLLRALVARFWREPYAPAKLARWGTELHDRFLLPHFIEQDFADVIVELNAAGYPLRAEWFAAHLEFRFPKVGDYAVSGIELELRQALEPWHVLGEEGAAGGTVRYVDSSLERLQVKLTGLPPQRYLLTCNGIPVPLQPTGRVGEFVAGVRYRAWQPANCLQPTIPVHAPLVFDLLDTWMQRSLGGCQYHVAHPGGRNYDSLPVNANEAESRRMARFFRLGHTPGKLPVPTIVINDELPMTLDLRRFANKND; encoded by the coding sequence GTGTCGATTCATGTCGCGTTGCACCACGTTACGCATTACCGCTACGACCGTGCTGTCGAACTCGGCCCGCAGATCGTGCGTTTGCGTCCGGCGGCCCACAGCCGTACGCGGATTTTGTCCTACGCGCTGAAAGTGCTGCCCGAGCAACACTTCATCAATTGGCAACAAGATCCCCAAGGCAATTACCTGGCGCGGCTGGTGTTTCCGGAAAAAACCGCTGAACTGCGCATTGAAGTTGACCTGGTAGCCGAGATGGCGGTGTTCAACCCGTTCGACTTTTTCCTCGAGCCCTACGCTGAACACATCCCCTTTGCCTACGCCGCCGACGAGCAGCGTGAGCTGGCGCCGTACCTGGAGACGCTGCCGCTGACGCCCAGGTTCGCCGCCTACCTGGCCGGGATCGACCGCACGCCACTGCCGGCGGTGGACTTTCTGGTGGGCCTCAATCAGCGCCTGGCGGCGGACATCGGTTACCTGATCCGCATGGAACCCGGTGTGCAGACGCCGGAATTCACCCTGGAAAACGCCTCGGGCTCGTGCCGCGATTCGGCCTGGCTGCTGGTGCAATTACTGCGCAACCTGGGGCTGGCGGCGCGGTTTGTGTCCGGTTACCTGATCCAGCTCACCGCCGACGTCAAGGCCCTGGATGGCCCGTCCGGCACCGATGTGGACTTCACCGACCTGCACGCCTGGTGTGAGGTGTACCTGCCCGGTGCCGGCTGGATCGGCCTGGATGCCACCTCCGGTCTGTTCGCCGGTGAAGGGCATATCCCATTGGCCTGCAGTCCCGATCCATCCTCTGCCGCACCGATCAGTGGGCTGGTGGAGCCCTGCGCGTGCGAATTCACTCATGAAATGTCGGTGGAGCGGATTTGGGAGGCGCCGCGCGTTACCAAGCCTTACACCGACGAGCAGTGGCGTGCAATCCAGGCGCTGGGTCGGCAGATCGACGGCGACCTGCTCAAGCACGACGTGCGCCTGACCATGGGCGGCGAGCCGACCTTCGTGTCCATCGACGACCCCGACGGCGCCGAGTGGAACACCGCCGCGCTGGGGCCGGACAAGCGGCGCCTGTCCGCCCAATTGTTCCAGCGCCTGCGCCAGCACTACGCGCCCCAGGGCCTGGTGCATTTCGGCCAGGGCAAGTGGTACCCCGGCGAACAACTGCCGCGTTGGTCGCTCAATTGCTACTGGCGTCGCGACGGTGTGCCGATCTGGCACAACCGCGCGCTGATCGCCGACGAGCAGCAGGACTACGGCGCCAATGACGAGTTGGCTGGGCGCTTCCTGGCCAGCGTCGCTGAGCGCCTCAAGTTGCCGGCGCGTTTCGTGTTCCCGGCCTTCGAGGAGCATTTTTATTACCTGTGGCGCGAAGGTGCACTGCCGCAGAACGTCACGGCCCAAGACCCGCGGCTCAGCGACGAACTGGAACGCGAGCGCCTGCGCAAAGTGTTCAGCCAGGGCCTGGATAAAGTCATCGGCCATGTGCTGCCGCTGGCGCGCACGGCGGCCAACGACCGCTGGCAGAGCGGGCGCTGGTACCTGCGCGACACGCATTGCCGGCTGGTGCCGGGGGACTCACCGCTGGGCTACCGCCTGCCATTGGCGTCGCAACCCTGGGTGACGGCGGCGGAGTACCCGTTTGTGCACCCCACCGACCCGAACCAGGACCTGCCGCAGCTGCCGGGCAATGCGCAGTTGCACAACCATGCCGAGCCGGCCCCCAGCGACGAACGTGTGCCGCAGGTGGACGAGTCCGCCGACTGGCTGACCCGCACCGCGCTGTGCGCCGAGGCTCGCGAAGGGCGGCTGTACGTGTTCATGCCGCCGCTGGAGCGCGTGGAAGACTATCTGGAACTGGTCGCCGCCATTGAAGCAACCGCGCAAGAGCTGCATTGCCCGCTGCTGCTGGAAGGCTATGAGCCACCGGCCGATACGCGGCTGAGCAACTTGCGGGTCACGCCGGACCCGGGCGTGATCGAGGTCAACGTGCAACCGTCCGCCACCTGGGACGAATTGGTGGAACGCACCGAGTTTCTCTACGAAGAGGCACGGCAAACCCGACTGACCACGGAGAAATTCATGATCGACGGGCGCCACACCGGCACCGGCGGCGGTAACCACTTCGTGCTTGGCGGCGCCACGCCCAAGGATTCGCCGTTTCTGCGCCGCCCGGACCTGCTGCGCAGCCTGATCAGTTACTGGCATAACCACCCGTCGCTGTCCTACCTGTTTTCCGGGCTGTTTATCGGCCCCACGTCCCAGGCGCCCCGTGTGGATGAAGCGCGCAACGATGCGCTGTATGAGTTGGAAATCGCCTTTGCGCAAATGCCGGAACCCGGTGAGGAATGCCCGCCGTGGCGGGTCGACCGCCTGCTGCGCAATCTGCTGATCGATGTGACGGGCAATACCCACCGCGCCGAATTCTGCATCGACAAACTCTATTCCCCCGATGGCGCCACCGGCCGCCTGGGGCTGTTGGAGCTGCGTGCCTTTGAAATGCCGCCCCACGCGCGCATGAGTCTGACCCAACAACTGCTGTTGCGCGCCTTGGTCGCGCGGTTCTGGCGTGAGCCCTACGCACCGGCCAAACTGGCGCGCTGGGGCACCGAGCTGCATGACCGCTTCCTGTTGCCGCACTTTATCGAGCAGGATTTTGCCGACGTGATCGTCGAACTCAACGCCGCCGGGTATCCGTTGCGCGCCGAATGGTTCGCCGCGCACCTGGAGTTTCGTTTTCCCAAGGTCGGCGACTATGCCGTCAGCGGTATCGAGTTGGAATTGCGTCAGGCCCTGGAACCCTGGCATGTACTGGGCGAAGAGGGCGCGGCGGGCGGCACGGTGCGGTATGTGGATTCGTCCCTGGAGCGCCTGCAGGTGAAGCTCACCGGTCTGCCGCCACAACGTTATCTGCTGACCTGCAACGGCATCCCGGTGCCGCTGCAACCCACTGGTCGTGTCGGTGAGTTCGTCGCGGGTGTGCGTTATCGCGCCTGGCAACCGGCCAACTGCCTGCAACCGACCATCCCGGTGCATGCGCCGCTGGTGTTCGACCTGCTCGACACCTGGATGCAGCGCTCGCTGGGCGGCTGCCAGTACCATGTTGCGCATCCGGGCGGGCGCAATTACGACAGCTTGCCGGTGAATGCCAACGAGGCGGAGAGCCGGCGCATGGCGCGGTTTTTCCGGCTCGGCCATACACCCGGAAAGCTCCCCGTACCGACCATCGTGATCAACGATGAATTACCGATGACCCTGGATCTACGACGCTTTGCCAATAAGAATGACTGA
- a CDS encoding NAD synthetase, with amino-acid sequence MGNPLAGIGMDSNRSQFMARQRIESQINLPRLFAAIDADPGIVGAGVVYIDADLNVVTLREFKPICSIKPKRIILREAQKYISPAQFVEQVKTDPREGRLQKEAFDMGLSCGAAVIGWIVVFSGSVAVPFTAGASAFVVGIGVTAALASSAQCGFGVARTYNEVLDPDANDRMDDAEWYGAVSPVLDAASLVGIGTGALTTFRLLKAKKAAALGKSWYELLKGLTRQERKKLTKELLSLRDPSLTPKLIKLQQRAGKLTKSYSSTEIRHATLTQIKDALGGLLGIWGSYRTGHVGSAETIAIGLYEDLTE; translated from the coding sequence ATGGGCAACCCCCTGGCCGGCATCGGCATGGACTCCAACCGCTCCCAGTTCATGGCCCGCCAGCGCATCGAAAGCCAGATCAACCTGCCACGCCTGTTCGCGGCCATTGATGCCGACCCCGGCATCGTCGGCGCTGGCGTTGTGTACATCGACGCCGACTTGAATGTCGTCACCCTGCGCGAGTTCAAGCCGATCTGCAGCATCAAGCCCAAGCGCATCATCTTGCGCGAGGCGCAGAAGTACATTTCGCCTGCACAGTTTGTGGAGCAGGTGAAGACCGACCCCCGTGAAGGTCGCCTCCAGAAGGAAGCGTTCGATATGGGGCTTTCCTGTGGCGCGGCGGTGATTGGCTGGATTGTGGTGTTCAGCGGCAGCGTCGCTGTACCGTTCACCGCCGGTGCCAGTGCGTTTGTGGTGGGCATCGGCGTCACGGCGGCATTGGCCAGCAGTGCTCAGTGCGGGTTTGGCGTGGCGCGCACGTACAACGAAGTGCTTGATCCTGACGCCAACGACCGTATGGACGATGCCGAATGGTATGGCGCCGTTTCCCCGGTCCTCGATGCCGCCTCGCTGGTGGGCATCGGCACCGGCGCCCTGACTACGTTCAGGCTGCTCAAGGCCAAGAAAGCCGCCGCACTGGGCAAGAGCTGGTACGAGTTGCTCAAAGGCCTGACGCGCCAGGAGCGTAAGAAGTTGACCAAGGAGTTGCTCAGCCTGAGAGACCCGAGCCTGACACCCAAGTTGATCAAATTGCAGCAGCGTGCCGGCAAGCTGACCAAAAGTTACAGCTCCACGGAAATCCGCCATGCCACCCTGACTCAGATCAAGGATGCCTTGGGTGGGCTGTTGGGGATCTGGGGCAGCTATCGAACCGGCCATGTGGGCTCGGCCGAAACCATTGCGATCGGCCTGTACGAGGATCTGACGGAATGA
- a CDS encoding dermonecrotic toxin domain-containing protein: MHTLSPHHEFITSELPAWLHQAPPEVRADFRDSLLGSNQARHDLQALFNTLQSPAAFAAPLLREALKTWFFGMLKDENALLVREWKHHHLLGLIRNHEKTTRQTLLEAALQNFEAEEAAEDGMEKGTGLYNINDKVETLSPASPATFATMCRSLDLGAHYLKHIKDVLEPTANTTRTAAQVLALFDACERHAFGVALHIAYMQRQFTPRQYLQLHSLQRTGNHMDITCGHLTLNGVVLPNVLIIEASAICLPFILYTPHDPLAIFRQHATQEDLQHSLAERLEDNTYRVFFNRLVPLQHQQTLLGVTPASVTAGRQQRASLQQRVSLTPIRTRLFLAMAKRRIAQIKGDARILAVPTADADLMSRQKRLQGYIDLGKSLLFFAASFIPIVGEVMLVVAAGELIHTVYNGFAAWSRGDSDEALNDFLDVADNIALAAATAGAIKTAGVATRLVKVQVRNQGWRLWHSDIAPYRHTTALPDSLVPDPQGMYQHEQQHFVKLDDQAYAVERTPDAKHWQLSHPNDPQAYSPPLLSNGVGNWRTAHESPHDWNDLKLIKRMGPDAANLTQPVVEPILLLSGADTGALRQSHLDNVRPPPLLRDTVKHFNLEQEINDFDIDRAEGKSVTPYSPFIQFHLACGLPEWPSNYALKVVDEQQSVLLSHGTGPNEIKVPASRFRKGELLHVLEQQMPQTHFNKLMPKLYIDYLSKTENLAMHLQEQVPQQKQRLFSLLIQSGEKPLTPVEEDIHAVMPELTKSHREEIGATLNHDEQQSLRQNQRLPPEQQWEAEQYLKSIRTANVQKGIYLDSMQTPESVPLILHALEQTPGWPGSRKIEVYDASNSGPLLGSIGSGEGSARHILIRQGEQYAVQNSQGTQLQPPDTLFSALEHTLSKAELETLLSQSGAGSLKQAIRKNSLTLTARQTSHYARLSSQAMADAPRRPLNPQFAETAPPAGMTVRTDGIYQTPARADGSHDHYILESEKYYRVKPGGDGWQLVDARSPFRGYKPYVHRTPDGTWAINPAKGGLPGGMQNSQVPLLIKMESSDGFESARSSSDYESAEEGTVTTRFTQQELRQMRSDGSYQHSQNYRRIYDRANNGRYPLRNLLGQPMRIRSLQTRSKSLTSNATFSSDLIKPYIRWEGYEQVARLYEDKLEVTPFTAAHQKAPEESVMIGESTVITRKPIKKGETLGVYGGEQVPDVVAGYRRDPYLLDIRAPTSPPTADVPNLSGDNVLSRINTIFEYEAGQPIRQAATGYNVEVARFTVETQVGDEPRQEFALSAFFASEDIPATAELRWNYQYNEATINALFGPLA; this comes from the coding sequence ATGCACACCCTCTCGCCTCACCATGAATTCATCACATCTGAACTGCCCGCCTGGCTTCATCAGGCGCCGCCCGAAGTGCGCGCCGATTTTCGCGACAGCCTGCTCGGCAGCAACCAGGCCCGACATGACCTGCAGGCGCTTTTCAATACGCTGCAAAGCCCGGCGGCATTTGCCGCCCCCCTGCTGCGTGAAGCGCTGAAGACATGGTTCTTCGGCATGCTGAAGGACGAAAACGCGCTGTTGGTGCGGGAATGGAAGCATCACCACCTGTTAGGCCTGATCAGAAACCACGAGAAAACCACCCGCCAAACACTGCTGGAAGCGGCCCTGCAAAACTTCGAAGCCGAGGAAGCCGCAGAGGACGGCATGGAAAAAGGCACCGGGCTTTACAACATCAACGATAAAGTCGAAACGCTTTCGCCTGCATCTCCCGCCACATTCGCCACTATGTGCCGCAGCCTCGACCTTGGGGCGCACTATCTCAAGCACATCAAAGATGTACTTGAGCCAACGGCCAACACCACGCGCACCGCCGCCCAAGTCCTCGCACTGTTCGATGCCTGTGAACGGCACGCCTTCGGCGTCGCCTTGCACATCGCCTACATGCAGCGGCAATTCACTCCCCGACAATATCTGCAACTGCACAGCCTCCAGCGCACGGGCAATCACATGGACATTACGTGTGGCCACCTGACCCTCAATGGTGTTGTATTGCCCAATGTGCTGATCATTGAGGCATCGGCGATCTGTCTTCCGTTTATCCTCTACACTCCCCATGACCCCCTGGCGATCTTTCGCCAACATGCCACCCAGGAAGACCTGCAGCACAGTCTCGCCGAGCGCCTGGAAGACAATACTTATCGGGTTTTCTTCAACCGCCTCGTGCCCTTGCAACACCAGCAAACCCTGCTCGGCGTAACCCCTGCTTCGGTCACGGCCGGCAGGCAGCAGCGTGCCAGCCTGCAACAGCGGGTCAGCCTGACACCGATCCGCACACGCCTGTTCCTGGCCATGGCCAAGCGACGCATCGCGCAAATCAAGGGTGACGCCCGCATCCTGGCGGTCCCCACGGCCGACGCCGACCTGATGAGCCGGCAGAAACGCCTGCAGGGCTATATAGACTTGGGCAAATCACTGCTGTTCTTTGCCGCGTCGTTCATTCCGATTGTGGGTGAGGTGATGTTGGTGGTGGCGGCCGGTGAACTGATTCATACCGTCTATAACGGGTTCGCCGCCTGGAGCCGGGGTGACAGCGACGAAGCCTTGAACGACTTTCTCGATGTAGCCGACAACATCGCCCTGGCGGCAGCCACCGCCGGTGCGATCAAAACCGCCGGCGTTGCCACCCGCCTGGTGAAAGTGCAAGTGCGCAACCAGGGCTGGCGGCTGTGGCACAGCGACATTGCCCCCTACCGTCACACAACGGCGCTGCCGGACAGCCTGGTGCCGGATCCCCAAGGTATGTACCAGCACGAGCAGCAACACTTTGTGAAGCTGGATGACCAGGCGTATGCCGTGGAACGCACCCCTGACGCCAAGCACTGGCAATTGTCGCACCCCAACGACCCTCAAGCGTATTCACCGCCCTTGTTGAGTAATGGTGTGGGCAACTGGCGCACCGCGCATGAATCACCGCACGACTGGAACGATCTCAAACTGATCAAGCGTATGGGCCCCGATGCCGCCAACCTCACACAGCCGGTCGTGGAACCTATTTTGCTGCTCAGCGGTGCCGATACCGGCGCACTGCGCCAGAGCCATCTGGACAACGTACGGCCGCCGCCCTTGCTGCGTGACACCGTCAAGCACTTCAATCTGGAACAAGAAATCAACGACTTCGACATTGACCGTGCAGAAGGCAAAAGCGTCACGCCGTACTCGCCCTTCATACAGTTTCATCTGGCGTGCGGACTGCCGGAGTGGCCCTCCAACTATGCGCTGAAGGTCGTTGACGAACAGCAGAGCGTTTTACTCAGTCACGGCACAGGCCCCAACGAAATCAAGGTACCCGCCTCGCGCTTCAGAAAGGGAGAGCTGTTGCATGTGCTGGAACAGCAAATGCCGCAGACACACTTCAATAAACTCATGCCGAAGCTCTATATCGACTACCTCAGCAAAACAGAAAACCTGGCCATGCATCTTCAGGAGCAGGTGCCGCAGCAAAAGCAGCGGCTATTTTCCCTACTCATCCAATCGGGTGAAAAACCACTCACTCCGGTTGAGGAGGACATACACGCAGTCATGCCTGAGCTGACGAAAAGCCATCGCGAAGAGATCGGGGCTACGCTCAATCATGACGAGCAGCAAAGCCTGCGCCAGAACCAGCGCCTGCCGCCGGAACAACAGTGGGAGGCCGAGCAATACCTCAAGTCGATACGCACAGCCAATGTGCAAAAAGGCATTTACCTCGACTCGATGCAAACCCCTGAAAGCGTACCGCTGATCCTCCATGCCCTTGAGCAGACGCCGGGTTGGCCGGGATCGCGAAAAATAGAGGTATACGATGCCAGTAACAGCGGGCCGTTGCTGGGCAGCATCGGCAGTGGCGAGGGCAGCGCACGACACATCCTGATCCGCCAGGGCGAACAGTACGCGGTTCAAAACAGCCAGGGCACGCAACTGCAACCACCTGACACTCTGTTCAGCGCCTTGGAACACACGCTGTCCAAGGCTGAACTTGAAACGCTTCTGAGCCAGTCCGGGGCCGGTAGCCTGAAGCAGGCGATCCGCAAAAACAGCCTGACGTTGACGGCCAGGCAAACGTCTCACTACGCCAGGCTTTCAAGCCAGGCGATGGCCGACGCCCCAAGACGACCACTGAACCCGCAGTTCGCCGAAACGGCTCCGCCGGCGGGCATGACCGTGCGTACCGACGGTATCTACCAAACGCCTGCCCGTGCGGACGGCAGCCATGACCATTACATCCTGGAGAGCGAAAAATACTACCGCGTCAAACCCGGTGGCGACGGCTGGCAGCTGGTCGATGCCCGCAGCCCATTCAGAGGCTACAAACCCTATGTACACAGAACCCCTGACGGCACTTGGGCGATCAATCCAGCCAAGGGCGGACTGCCGGGTGGCATGCAAAACTCGCAGGTCCCTTTGCTTATCAAAATGGAATCCAGTGACGGGTTTGAGTCGGCACGCTCATCCAGCGACTACGAGTCGGCCGAGGAAGGCACAGTGACGACGCGCTTCACACAACAGGAACTGCGGCAGATGCGTTCCGATGGCAGCTATCAACACAGTCAGAATTATCGACGCATTTACGATCGGGCGAACAATGGCAGGTACCCGCTGCGTAACCTCCTCGGCCAGCCGATGCGCATCCGAAGCCTGCAAACCCGCAGCAAGTCGCTCACGTCAAATGCAACATTTTCGAGCGACCTGATAAAGCCCTATATTCGATGGGAAGGCTACGAACAGGTAGCACGGCTTTATGAAGATAAACTTGAAGTAACGCCCTTTACTGCCGCACATCAGAAGGCCCCTGAGGAGTCGGTGATGATCGGCGAATCCACCGTGATCACCAGGAAGCCCATCAAAAAAGGCGAGACGCTCGGCGTCTATGGCGGGGAGCAAGTACCTGACGTTGTAGCGGGTTATCGAAGGGATCCATATTTGTTGGATATCCGGGCGCCCACCTCGCCCCCAACCGCCGACGTGCCGAACCTGTCGGGGGATAACGTGCTTTCGAGGATCAACACGATTTTCGAGTACGAGGCGGGTCAACCGATCAGACAAGCTGCGACGGGATACAACGTTGAAGTTGCACGGTTTACCGTAGAGACCCAAGTCGGCGACGAGCCGCGGCAGGAGTTCGCATTGTCGGCATTTTTTGCCAGCGAGGATATTCCAGCCACCGCTGAGTTGCGCTGGAACTACCAATACAACGAAGCCACGATCAACGCACTGTTCGGCCCGCTGGCCTGA